One genomic window of Chelonoidis abingdonii isolate Lonesome George chromosome 5, CheloAbing_2.0, whole genome shotgun sequence includes the following:
- the CFAP184 gene encoding cilia- and flagella-associated protein 184, with amino-acid sequence MEGEAEVPGHPGESPVEAAAPGPVAEEQAAAEEAGGDSPPEEPAGEEAAAEEREAEPEHSAGTEPPSPAAEGIPEAEAGAAPEAPTSASFTEGEAEEPPPLQVGEVLSPRASWGERRPSLPLLELGSPLEEEEAEDAGEEAAEQRQRAELTEQYRLLLAERERTRRYNWHLQFKMYELFRKKGEEPPRAELEELVSDKEQRYARYLAMLEELRGQLAQQRAWYQLQIDALEQRCTEKLDRVNADWLAFQACKKEVTLFAMGRQLGGKEAAVKEVEHIQAKEQRKENEMSEVRLENIKLQHKIEKLEASLKAQEELAEGLHLIDFEQLKIENQTYNEKIEERNEELLKLRKKITNTVQVLAQLKEKLQFVEAQNQDQRAQLMETEASVAQKREILTKTKQARDSLRVHNLKLRQKCGLLGSEALLRDFENKVDAAEVLSQRLEMLKRHHAGLSLTCKAVKKKIKEAKSFLPE; translated from the exons atggagggggaggccGAGGTCCCGGGTCACCCCGGGGAGTCCCCTGTGGAGGCAGCGGCCCCGGGGCCCGTCGCGGAGGAGCAGGCGGCCGCAGAGGAGGCCGGGGGCGATAGTCCCCCTGAGGAGCCGGCGGGGGAAGAGGCTGCCGCGGAGGAGCGGGAGGCAGAGCCGGAACACAGCGCGGGCACGGAGCCTCCTTCCCCGGCCGCTGAGGGAATCCCCGAGGCAGAGGCGGGAGCCGCCCCAGAGGCGCCCACCAGCGCCAGCTTCACGGAGGGCGAGGCCGAGGAGCCGCCCCCGCTGCAGGTGGGGGAAGTGCTAAGCCCCCGGGCgagctggggggagaggcggCCCAGCTTGcccctgctggagctgggcagccccctggaggaggaggaggcggaggacGCGGGGGAGGAGGCGGCGGAGCAGCGGCAGCGCGCGGAGCTGACCGAGCAGTACCGGCTCCTGCTGGCCGAGCGCGAGCGCACGCGCCGGTACAACTGGCACCTGCAGTTCAAGATGTACGAGCTGTTCCGCAAGAAGGGCGAGGAGCCGCCCCGCGCGGAGCTGGAGGAGCTGGTCTCCGACAAGGAGCAGCGCTACGCTCGCTACCTCgccatgctggaggagctgagggggcaGCTGGCCCAGCAGCGGGCCTGGTACCAGCTCCAGATAGACGCCCTGGAGCAGCGCTGCACGGAAAAGCTGGACCGGGTGAACGCCGACTGGCTCGCCTTCCAGGCCTGCAAGAAGGAAGTGACCCTCTTCGCCATGGGGCGCCAGCTGGGGGGGAAGGAAGCTGCCGTTAAGGAGGTGGAGCACATCCAAGCCAAGGAGCAGCGTAAAGAGAACGAGATGAGTGAG GTCCGCCTGGAAAACATCAAGCTGCAGCATAAGATTGAAAAGCTTGAAGCAAGCCTGAAAGCTCAAGAGGAACTGGCAGAAGGACTGCACCTGATAGACTTTGAGCAGCTGAAGATAGAGAACCAGACCTACAATGAGAAAATTGAGGAGCGCAATGAAGAGCTTCTGAAGCTCCGGAAGAAGATCACTAATACAGTGCAAGTTCTGGCCCAGCTTaaagaaaaactgcagtttgTGGAAGCTCAGAATCAAGACCAGAGGGCCCAGCTGATGGAGACTGAGGCATCGGTGGCACAGAAAAGAGAGATTCTGACCAAAACCAAACAGGCTAGGGATAGTTTACGGGTACACAACTTGAAATTGCGACAGAAGTGTGGGCTTCTTGGAAGTGAGGCACTGCTGCGGGACTTTGAGAACAAGGTGGATGCTGCTGAAGTGCTAAGTCAGCGGCTGGAGATGCTGAAACGTCACCATGCTGGACTCTCCCTTACGTGCAaagctgtaaagaaaaaaatcaaggaagCAAAATCCTTTCTACCAGAATGA
- the TADA2B gene encoding transcriptional adapter 2-beta has translation MAELGKKYCVYCLAEVSSLRFRCTECADIELCPDCFSAGAEIGPHRRWHGYQLVDGGRFTLWGAEAEGGWSSREEQLLLDAIEQFGFGNWEDMAAHVGASRTPQEVMEHYVSMYIHGNLGKACIPDSIPNRVTDHTCPSGGPLSPSLTTPLPPLDISVAEQQQLGYMPLRDDYEIEYDQDAETLISGLSVNYDDDDVEIELKRAHVDMYVRKLKERQRRKNIARDYNLVPAFLGKDKKEKEKAPKRKITKEEKELRLKLRPLYQFMSCKEFEDFFENMHKERVLRAKIRELQRYRRNGITKMEESAEYEAARHKREKRKENKNIANSKRGKEDGKDGEFAAIENLPGFELLSDREKVLCSSLNLSPARYVTVKTIIIKDHLQKRQGIPSKSRLPSYLDKVLKKRILNFLTESGWISRDAS, from the exons ATGGCGGAACTGGGGAAGAAGTACTGCGTGTACTGCTTGGCTGAGGTGAGCTCGCTCCGTTTCCGTTGCACCGAGTGCGCCGACATCGAGCTCTGCCCAGACTGCTTTTCGGCCGGCGCCGAGATCGGGCCGCACCGCCGATGGCACGGCTACCAGCTGGTGGACGGCGGCCGCTTCACCCTCTGGGGGGCCGAGGCCGAGGGCGGCTGGAGCAGCCGGGAGGAGCAGCTACTGCTGGACGCGATCGAGCAGTTCGGCTTCGGCAACTGG GAGGATATGGCTGCTCATGTTGGAGCATCCCGAACTCCCCAGGAAGTGATGGAACACTATGTAAGCATGTATATCCATGGCAACCTTGGAAAAGCCTGCATCCCTGACAGTATACCTAACAGAGTGACAGATCATACTTGTCCCAGTGGTGGCCCACTTTCTCCTAGCCTGACCACACCCCTCCCTCCTTTGGACATATCAGTGGCGGAACAGCAGCAGTTGGGATATATGCCACTTCGAGATGACTATGAGATTGAGTATGACCAAGATGCGGAGACTCTGATCAGTGGCCTTTCAGtgaattatgatgatgatgatgtggaaATAGAATTAAAAAGAGCCCACGTTGATATGTATGTAAGAAAACTTAAGGAGAGGCAACGGAGGAAAAACATTGCACGAGATTATAATCTGGTACCTGCCTTTCTTGGGAAGGataaaaaggagaaggaaaaagctcCAAAACGGAAGAtcacaaaagaagaaaaggagtTGAGGCTAAAACTGAGGCCTCTCTATCAATTCATGTCTTGTAAGGAGTTTGAAGACTTCTTTGAAAACATGCACAAAGAGAGGGTACTTCGAGCAAAGATTCGAGAACTGCAGCGGTATCGTCGAAATGGAATCACCAAAATGGAAGAGTCAGCAGAATATGAGGCAGCTAGACACAAAcgggagaagaggaaggagaataaaaatataGCCAATTCCAAGAGAGGAAAGGAAGATGGTAAGGATGGGGAATTTGCTGCAATTGAAAATCTGCCTGGCTTTGAGCTCCTATCAGACAGAGAAAAGGTGCTCTGTAGCTCTCTAAATCTGAGTCCGGCACGTTATGTGACTGTGAAAACTATAATTATTAAAGACCATCTCCAAAAAAGACAGGGTATTCCCTCAAAAAGTCGCCTTCCCAGTTATTTGGACAAGGTACtaaagaaaaggattttaaacTTCCTAACAGAAAGTGGTTGGATATCTAGGGATGCTTCATGA